A region of Candidatus Eremiobacterota bacterium DNA encodes the following proteins:
- the rlmB gene encoding 23S rRNA (guanosine(2251)-2'-O)-methyltransferase RlmB, which translates to MRDVIYGRNPVREALESSKVPLEKIYFQEGSPDEVAVRLRKLAQEKKVPFTFVTKSRLDGLTGRGNHQGVVAKTAARDYMDFSRLLSLPLEKKEPAFFLALFQVQDPHNLGALLRTGECAGLHGIIIPRARSVGLTATVSKVSSGADSYVPVAKVSNLSESLALMKREEIAVIGAHSHEGTDYRLADYRRPLCLVLGGEGRGLDGRILSLCDTVVRIPLKGMISSLNVSVAGGLLLYEVLRQRSA; encoded by the coding sequence ATGAGAGATGTCATCTACGGCAGAAACCCTGTGAGGGAGGCCCTGGAATCCTCAAAGGTGCCACTGGAGAAGATCTATTTCCAGGAGGGGAGCCCCGACGAGGTGGCGGTGCGCCTCAGGAAGCTGGCCCAGGAAAAGAAGGTCCCCTTCACCTTTGTCACGAAAAGCCGTCTTGACGGCCTTACCGGCAGAGGAAACCACCAGGGCGTCGTGGCGAAGACGGCGGCCCGCGATTACATGGACTTTTCCCGTCTTCTTTCCCTTCCCCTCGAAAAGAAAGAGCCGGCCTTTTTTCTCGCCCTCTTCCAGGTCCAGGATCCCCACAACCTGGGGGCCCTTCTCAGGACCGGTGAATGCGCGGGCCTCCACGGGATAATAATTCCCCGCGCCAGGTCCGTGGGCCTCACGGCCACCGTGAGCAAGGTCTCGTCGGGGGCTGACAGTTACGTGCCCGTGGCAAAGGTCTCCAATCTCTCGGAATCCCTGGCACTTATGAAGCGAGAGGAAATCGCCGTTATCGGGGCCCACTCCCACGAAGGGACAGACTACCGCCTGGCTGATTACCGCCGCCCTCTCTGTCTCGTGCTGGGCGGAGAGGGGAGAGGGCTCGACGGCAGGATCCTTTCCCTCTGCGACACCGTCGTGAGAATCCCCCTCAAAGGCATGATCTCCTCGCTGAATGTGAGCGTGGCAGGAGGCCTCCTTCTCTACGAGGTCCTGCGCCAGAGGAGTGCCTGA
- the cysS gene encoding cysteine--tRNA ligase, translating into MALFFYNTLTRTKEEFIPLIAGTAKIYTCGPTVYDYAHIGNFRAYCVEDLLRRILQYKGCKVTQVMNITDIDDKIIKACIREKTTLRDFTEEYVKAFFEDIEALNIERAERYPRATDHIPEMVAIISALTEKGVAYKGEDGSFYFSLSQFSDYGKLARLNFEELKVGVRIKHDEYDKERVSDFALWKSWDEKDGEIFWDTELGRGRPGWHIECTAMSMKYLGEQFDIHMGGVDNIFPHHENEIAQSEAYTGKKFVNYWIHCEHLLVDHRKMAKRLGNFYTLRDLVSRGFNPLALRYLYISNHYRSKLNFTLEALKGAQNTLEGLCDFLRRLSRVTSKAPFTAELEELIKSAARDFDEKMCDDMNMPLALSSLFTFISEINRMIDREALPPEGAALVRDFLLSLDAVLGLRLKDALEKKGLASDIDGLIAEREAARRARDFRRADEIRDMLKAQGVVLQDTPQGVVWKKL; encoded by the coding sequence ATGGCACTGTTCTTTTACAACACCCTCACAAGAACAAAGGAAGAATTTATCCCCCTCATCGCCGGAACGGCAAAGATATACACCTGCGGCCCTACAGTCTATGACTATGCCCATATCGGGAATTTCAGGGCATACTGTGTAGAGGATCTCCTCAGGAGAATCCTTCAGTACAAAGGCTGTAAAGTGACTCAGGTCATGAACATCACCGATATCGATGACAAGATAATCAAGGCCTGCATAAGGGAAAAGACCACACTCAGAGATTTTACCGAAGAGTATGTGAAGGCCTTTTTCGAGGATATCGAGGCCCTCAATATAGAGAGGGCCGAGAGGTACCCCAGGGCCACCGATCATATTCCGGAAATGGTGGCCATCATCAGTGCCCTCACGGAGAAGGGCGTCGCCTACAAGGGGGAAGACGGCTCCTTTTATTTCTCCCTCTCTCAATTCAGTGACTACGGGAAGCTTGCCCGCCTGAATTTTGAGGAGCTCAAGGTGGGCGTGAGGATCAAGCATGACGAGTATGACAAGGAGCGGGTCTCGGATTTTGCCCTCTGGAAATCCTGGGACGAAAAGGACGGCGAGATTTTCTGGGACACGGAGCTCGGGCGCGGGCGACCGGGGTGGCACATTGAATGCACCGCCATGAGCATGAAATACCTCGGCGAGCAGTTTGATATCCACATGGGCGGCGTGGACAACATCTTCCCCCACCATGAGAATGAGATTGCCCAGTCAGAGGCGTACACGGGAAAGAAATTCGTGAACTACTGGATCCACTGCGAGCACCTGCTTGTCGATCACCGGAAGATGGCCAAGCGCCTCGGGAATTTCTATACCCTCAGGGATCTTGTGTCCCGAGGCTTCAATCCCCTGGCCCTCAGGTACCTTTACATCTCCAATCATTACCGCTCGAAGCTTAACTTTACCCTTGAGGCTCTCAAGGGCGCCCAGAACACCCTTGAGGGCCTCTGCGATTTTCTCAGGCGCCTCTCTCGCGTCACCTCAAAAGCTCCTTTTACCGCTGAGCTGGAAGAGCTTATAAAGTCCGCCGCCCGCGACTTCGATGAGAAGATGTGCGACGATATGAATATGCCCCTGGCCCTCTCGAGCCTTTTTACCTTTATCTCGGAAATCAACAGGATGATTGACAGGGAGGCTCTCCCTCCCGAAGGTGCGGCTCTTGTCCGCGATTTTCTCCTCTCTCTCGATGCGGTCCTGGGCCTCAGGCTGAAGGATGCCCTCGAGAAGAAGGGCCTCGCCTCCGATATTGACGGCCTCATTGCCGAGCGCGAGGCCGCCCGAAGGGCAAGGGATTTCAGAAGGGCTGACGAGATAAGAGATATGCTCAAGGCACAGGGAGTGGTGCTCCAGGATACCCCCCAGGGCGTGGTATGGAAAAAGCTATGA
- a CDS encoding response regulator, producing MKKVLVAENDVITKKIIDVILMDDEFQVFHAENGPQALEIAQAELPDVIITRISLSEVNGLEIISSLKSEESTANIPVIILASIEEAKEVEKGLQQGARAHILKPFSPMKLYTHIDLAVKGEYSNGSRPSMNTGLPREDREQEAFPAGEQEASPAGEQVFPQEESGELSLDSNELQAIDSLFKTDES from the coding sequence ATGAAAAAGGTGCTCGTGGCAGAGAATGACGTCATAACCAAGAAGATTATCGATGTCATTCTCATGGATGATGAATTCCAGGTCTTCCACGCCGAGAATGGACCACAGGCCCTGGAAATTGCACAGGCAGAGCTGCCTGATGTGATCATTACGAGGATCTCCCTTTCAGAGGTGAACGGGCTTGAGATTATCAGCAGCCTCAAAAGCGAGGAAAGCACCGCCAATATCCCGGTCATCATTCTTGCTTCAATTGAAGAGGCCAAGGAAGTCGAGAAAGGGCTTCAACAGGGTGCCAGAGCCCATATCCTGAAGCCTTTCAGCCCCATGAAGCTTTATACCCACATTGATCTGGCAGTGAAAGGTGAGTATTCAAACGGTTCGAGACCCTCAATGAATACGGGATTACCACGGGAGGACAGAGAGCAGGAGGCTTTCCCCGCCGGGGAGCAGGAGGCTTCCCCCGCCGGGGAGCAGGTCTTCCCCCAGGAGGAATCTGGCGAGCTCTCCCTTGACAGCAATGAGCTTCAGGCTATTGACAGCCTCTTCAAGACCGACGAATCCTGA
- a CDS encoding FHA domain-containing protein gives MIFNSGYQLEILEGLDQGKKFPLRSREVTLGRKLIANEKITNWILFNELTVSRIHALLVWEPHSGTYEIHHKSRTNPTLVNAMPVQKLLLAPGDLIQMGYLIAEFREDASSMDGQSHSEKEEPSFFAGIPRHDRIPESSFSLRVIEGDDRGMLFPLSENLMILGRREKTEMTMGSNEILLHDMALPAEHLLFAWNVKEKKFSVIKVESSILLSKVQRKSADFETILDIDSEGHTLLEEGDLISTGSSLLRYEKSREAPPSEPPAPEPSSGEPPSLHISIDLADSKKARSIALALPRKSPFTAERSGEGPARGPELDADCQIEVLEGPDRGTLYTLISADLREGRYLSVGYREGPRVNDLPLSDRAADNIQASFVKRNGILHLRNESEEVALILNGEPQKGNHFFPLQAGDEIRIGETRLIMKEYRTGGARAAYRIEVREGVESDRGKTCGLESCPLRIGTEGGCEIRLSDDTVSPLHARITSREGKFFIEHLCATGQTLVNGLSMVKGSERLLRSDDCIRLSGKSLLLFIKK, from the coding sequence ATGATATTCAACTCAGGCTATCAGCTTGAAATCCTCGAGGGACTTGACCAGGGCAAAAAGTTTCCCTTAAGAAGCAGGGAGGTTACCCTTGGAAGAAAGCTCATTGCCAACGAAAAGATAACCAATTGGATCCTTTTTAATGAGCTCACTGTTTCGAGGATTCATGCCCTCCTGGTATGGGAGCCCCACTCAGGTACCTATGAGATTCATCATAAGTCCCGCACCAATCCCACGCTGGTGAATGCCATGCCCGTCCAGAAACTGCTTCTTGCGCCTGGCGATCTTATTCAGATGGGCTACCTTATCGCCGAGTTCCGGGAAGATGCCTCCTCAATGGATGGCCAGTCCCATTCAGAAAAGGAGGAGCCCTCATTCTTCGCTGGTATCCCCAGGCATGACCGGATCCCCGAGAGCTCCTTTTCCCTGAGGGTCATTGAGGGAGATGACAGGGGAATGCTCTTCCCTCTCTCGGAAAACCTGATGATTCTTGGGAGGCGTGAGAAGACAGAGATGACAATGGGCTCCAACGAGATTCTGCTCCATGACATGGCCCTCCCTGCAGAGCACCTGCTCTTCGCATGGAATGTGAAGGAGAAGAAGTTTTCTGTCATCAAGGTGGAGAGCTCCATACTTCTCTCGAAGGTTCAGAGAAAAAGCGCGGATTTTGAAACCATTCTTGATATTGATTCAGAGGGACACACCCTGCTGGAGGAGGGCGATCTCATAAGCACGGGCTCATCGCTGTTGAGATATGAAAAATCCAGAGAAGCCCCCCCTTCTGAGCCTCCGGCCCCTGAGCCCTCCAGCGGGGAGCCCCCGTCCCTCCATATATCCATAGACCTGGCCGATTCAAAAAAAGCCCGTTCCATTGCCCTTGCTCTACCCAGAAAGTCGCCCTTCACCGCGGAGAGGAGCGGAGAAGGCCCGGCCAGGGGGCCTGAGCTTGATGCTGACTGCCAGATAGAGGTACTGGAAGGTCCCGACAGGGGAACGCTCTATACCCTGATAAGCGCCGACCTCAGGGAAGGCCGGTATCTCTCGGTGGGTTACAGAGAGGGTCCCAGGGTCAATGACCTCCCTCTCTCCGACAGGGCTGCTGACAACATCCAGGCTTCCTTTGTCAAGAGAAACGGGATTCTTCACCTCAGGAACGAGAGCGAAGAGGTGGCTCTCATTCTGAACGGAGAGCCCCAGAAGGGGAATCACTTCTTCCCCCTTCAGGCCGGCGATGAGATAAGGATCGGTGAAACAAGGCTCATCATGAAGGAATACCGCACCGGGGGTGCCAGGGCGGCATACCGGATAGAGGTAAGAGAGGGAGTGGAGAGCGACAGGGGAAAGACCTGCGGCCTTGAAAGCTGCCCCTTGAGAATAGGAACTGAGGGAGGATGCGAGATAAGGCTTTCTGACGATACGGTGTCCCCGCTCCATGCAAGAATCACCTCAAGGGAGGGAAAATTTTTCATTGAGCATCTTTGTGCCACGGGGCAGACCCTTGTAAACGGCCTCTCGATGGTGAAGGGATCGGAAAGGCTGCTGCGCTCTGATGACTGCATAAGGCTTTCAGGGAAAAGCCTGCTGCTTTTCATTAAAAAGTGA
- a CDS encoding S8 family peptidase, which produces MRKCLIIVFLFFVMALLCSPFVSALEVDSRGRETMETMEVMSGHVKGEIVIDLKDGTTDAEIAQMMKQYGITMDYNSPFSAKYRLMVADVEEEHIAGLLEQLVHDSRVEYAEPNYVYQILSYPDDPLYKYQWHMEKIKVRGAWKYATGQNVIVAVIDTGVAYEDYKNFHRLEDLEKTQFVSPYNFVSKDTHANDDHAHGSHVAGTIAQTTNNKKGVAGIAYNCKIMPLKVLSSAGMGKTSDIADAIKYAADHGAKVINMSLGGRFSSSVMHDACKYAYQKGVTIVCAAGNERSERISYPAAYDECIAVSAIRDDDELTFYTNKGKDIEIAAPGGDLNVDQNGDGYKDGVLQNTIKVRNPEQEDYSLFQGTSMASPHVAGAAALLVSLGYSNPAMVRAILKKSARSKGLDLKKGYGAGILDAEKAVYTAGFLDGLAKLVFGLLGALFLLSSLRRFPRAPYSVISPHYLVGLIFGACGLFFLPSLGIEGLPAKNLLLRGFPQWDIVLMGAEHHGNVLFYSALFPIALSFLFFPNITLRRMAAGFSTGVAGHLLFMLLAKPAPIQFIPSFLFIDRIWLLANIALCLYAAYLFIRFIPEKALKDRIPGE; this is translated from the coding sequence ATGAGAAAATGCCTCATCATTGTTTTCCTGTTTTTCGTAATGGCACTGCTGTGCTCCCCCTTTGTGTCAGCTCTTGAGGTTGATTCAAGGGGCAGAGAGACCATGGAGACCATGGAGGTCATGTCCGGCCATGTGAAGGGCGAGATAGTAATTGACCTGAAAGACGGCACCACCGATGCCGAAATAGCGCAGATGATGAAGCAATACGGCATCACAATGGACTACAACAGCCCCTTCTCTGCAAAATACAGGCTCATGGTGGCCGATGTAGAGGAGGAGCATATCGCCGGCCTCCTGGAGCAGCTTGTTCATGACAGCCGTGTGGAGTATGCCGAGCCTAATTACGTATACCAGATCCTCTCCTACCCCGATGATCCCCTCTACAAATACCAGTGGCACATGGAAAAAATCAAGGTGCGGGGGGCATGGAAATATGCCACGGGCCAGAACGTCATTGTCGCCGTCATCGACACCGGGGTAGCCTACGAGGATTACAAAAACTTTCACCGCCTCGAGGACCTGGAGAAGACGCAGTTCGTTTCGCCCTATAACTTTGTGAGCAAAGATACCCATGCGAATGATGACCATGCCCATGGCTCCCACGTGGCGGGGACCATTGCCCAGACCACGAACAATAAGAAAGGCGTGGCAGGCATCGCCTACAACTGCAAAATCATGCCCCTCAAGGTCCTCAGCTCCGCGGGTATGGGGAAGACCTCCGATATCGCCGATGCCATCAAATACGCAGCCGACCACGGCGCGAAAGTAATCAATATGAGCCTTGGCGGGAGGTTCTCAAGCTCCGTGATGCATGATGCCTGCAAGTACGCTTACCAGAAAGGCGTGACAATAGTCTGCGCGGCAGGCAACGAGCGCTCGGAAAGAATATCATATCCCGCGGCCTATGATGAGTGTATCGCGGTCTCGGCCATCCGCGACGATGACGAGCTCACTTTTTACACCAACAAGGGCAAGGATATAGAGATTGCAGCCCCCGGCGGCGATCTGAACGTCGATCAGAACGGTGACGGCTACAAGGATGGAGTCCTTCAGAACACGATCAAGGTGAGAAACCCCGAGCAGGAGGACTACAGCCTCTTCCAGGGGACTTCCATGGCCTCGCCCCACGTGGCGGGCGCTGCAGCTCTCCTCGTCTCCCTTGGCTACAGCAACCCCGCGATGGTGAGAGCGATCCTGAAAAAGAGCGCCCGCTCAAAGGGGCTCGATCTCAAGAAAGGCTATGGGGCAGGTATTCTCGATGCCGAAAAGGCAGTCTACACGGCGGGCTTCCTTGACGGCCTTGCCAAGCTCGTATTCGGGCTTCTGGGAGCCCTTTTCCTCCTCTCATCGCTCAGAAGGTTCCCCAGGGCCCCTTACTCGGTCATATCACCCCACTACCTTGTGGGACTGATATTCGGGGCCTGCGGCCTTTTCTTTCTCCCGTCACTCGGGATTGAAGGGCTCCCGGCAAAGAACCTCCTTCTCAGGGGGTTCCCGCAGTGGGACATAGTTCTCATGGGAGCCGAGCACCATGGGAACGTTCTTTTCTACAGCGCCCTTTTCCCCATAGCCCTCTCTTTTCTGTTCTTCCCGAACATCACCCTCCGCCGCATGGCGGCAGGATTTTCCACCGGCGTGGCAGGCCATCTTCTCTTCATGCTCCTCGCAAAGCCCGCCCCGATTCAATTCATCCCGAGCTTCCTTTTCATTGACAGGATCTGGCTTCTGGCGAATATAGCCCTTTGCCTTTACGCGGCATACCTTTTCATCAGGTTCATCCCGGAAAAGGCTCTGAAAGACCGTATTCCCGGCGAGTGA
- a CDS encoding DUF5818 domain-containing protein codes for MKTIKGKIEKSELEGGIWVLVTDKGEQYQLDGGDRELYIQGRKVSVTGTEQRDMMGIGMMGPLFKVKKYEILR; via the coding sequence ATGAAAACCATCAAGGGAAAAATTGAGAAAAGCGAACTGGAAGGCGGCATCTGGGTCCTTGTCACCGACAAGGGCGAGCAATACCAGCTCGACGGCGGTGACAGGGAGCTCTACATACAGGGAAGAAAAGTCTCGGTGACAGGCACGGAACAAAGGGATATGATGGGAATCGGCATGATGGGACCTCTCTTCAAAGTGAAAAAATACGAGATTCTCAGGTAA
- a CDS encoding BlaI/MecI/CopY family transcriptional regulator: MSIESRYSHLGELELEIMDVLWDFDFATVKDIHETLVKKRDIAYTTVMTVMTRLAEKGMLKRSQSGRTYVYRPKYSRTQIAHTFFDRIKEKIFRGRPAELFSYIIASSSLTSDDLLRIKLLIEEKERQTDG; the protein is encoded by the coding sequence ATGAGCATCGAGTCAAGGTATTCCCACCTGGGGGAGCTGGAGCTGGAGATAATGGATGTGCTCTGGGATTTCGATTTTGCCACGGTGAAGGATATCCATGAGACACTGGTCAAAAAGCGCGACATCGCCTATACGACGGTAATGACCGTGATGACGAGGCTCGCAGAGAAAGGAATGCTGAAGCGGTCGCAATCCGGCCGCACTTATGTGTACAGGCCAAAATACTCCAGGACGCAGATAGCTCACACCTTTTTCGACAGGATCAAGGAGAAGATATTCAGGGGAAGACCGGCAGAGCTTTTTTCCTACATCATCGCCAGCAGTTCCCTCACCTCGGACGATCTTCTCAGGATAAAGCTCCTCATCGAGGAGAAGGAGCGCCAGACCGATGGATAG
- a CDS encoding M56 family metallopeptidase has product MDSIVIFKAALNSSVNFIFCLLVVMLFVRIFNIKSPALRFSLFLLPLIKLWFDMGTRFSSGHGFPGPFPLKAGGVFDLCLSAGLGSSGLSLWSLICSCIISQHTYSIGDLILCATGHGLSQTLAALWLSAAALLILYRVLGYLFYTRKLFASAYEDERLKPLADALKRPLYLSPLAKTPMVAGMVNPAILLPVRLPETLEEKELEMVLDHEISHIRRMDNVLNFLLGMTGDIFFFLPPVAFLISKINEEKEKICDLMAAGDHGEKALDLCKTLVKLAASSLREGPSLITHACGFALFPRKAEEGLMGRVTYLLSCKPGKKGIFQQRWAYILVTLALLKLLIGVSFFTSEGAARICTEVAMRIVVSA; this is encoded by the coding sequence ATGGATAGCATCGTCATATTCAAAGCCGCTCTCAACAGCTCGGTCAATTTCATCTTCTGCCTGCTTGTGGTGATGCTCTTCGTGAGGATTTTCAACATCAAGAGCCCGGCGCTGCGCTTTTCCCTCTTCCTCCTGCCCCTTATCAAGCTCTGGTTTGATATGGGGACGCGCTTCTCCTCGGGGCACGGGTTCCCTGGGCCATTCCCGCTCAAGGCGGGCGGCGTGTTTGACCTCTGCCTTTCAGCAGGGCTCGGATCTTCGGGTCTCTCGCTCTGGTCCCTCATATGCTCCTGCATCATCTCGCAGCATACTTATTCCATCGGTGACCTCATACTATGCGCGACAGGCCACGGGCTTTCCCAGACGCTTGCGGCCCTGTGGCTGTCTGCGGCGGCTTTGCTCATCCTTTACAGGGTCCTGGGCTATCTCTTCTATACCAGAAAGCTCTTCGCATCGGCTTACGAGGATGAGAGGCTCAAGCCCCTGGCAGATGCTCTCAAGAGGCCGCTGTACCTGTCGCCTCTTGCCAAAACCCCCATGGTGGCCGGGATGGTAAATCCCGCCATACTACTCCCGGTCAGGCTCCCGGAGACCCTCGAGGAAAAGGAGCTTGAAATGGTCCTGGACCATGAAATCAGCCACATCAGGAGAATGGACAACGTGCTCAACTTCCTGCTTGGCATGACAGGCGATATATTCTTCTTCCTCCCTCCAGTAGCTTTTCTCATAAGCAAAATCAACGAAGAGAAGGAAAAGATCTGCGATCTGATGGCCGCAGGAGACCACGGGGAAAAAGCTCTTGACCTCTGTAAGACCCTGGTGAAGCTGGCGGCGTCCAGCCTCAGGGAAGGCCCCTCCCTCATCACTCATGCCTGCGGGTTTGCCCTTTTTCCCCGCAAAGCCGAGGAGGGCCTGATGGGCCGGGTCACGTACCTGCTCTCCTGCAAGCCCGGGAAAAAGGGAATATTTCAGCAGAGATGGGCATATATACTGGTGACGCTCGCGCTCCTCAAACTGCTTATCGGTGTCTCATTCTTCACCTCGGAGGGTGCCGCGAGGATCTGCACCGAGGTGGCCATGAGGATAGTGGTAAGTGCATAA
- a CDS encoding S41 family peptidase — MKSMKLRNLILPLIAAMILILFLPLTLRAHTAPPAAPGKSLSVDPKTPGTPAPVEKDDKAKNRNFPNYKKYLDSSEELGFSPNPRLFGAIHSLLNTQFYGKVTEEKLTDGAKQEVERLFKEAQAEAPPFKDKSFSSPEDFLNAAVAQANSKVSKDLILYSALCGLLKGTDDPYTVYLTPKEYGQLMEQMQSASFGGIGTYIEVDKDNDNWLTVIEPMEGTPAWNAGIKTGDVISEIDGKSTKGLSIDLAVTRLRGPKGTPVTLTIMRKGTKGTLKFTLLREKIQVKSVTYKILNNTYGYVKLRNFGEETSHELEAALREMEGKGIKGVVMDLRNNGGGYINAAVSISGIFLGKGESIVTVKDKMGNSKSHNSKGDYKLSLPLAVLVNKYSASASEITAGAIKDYKRGALVGTKTFGKGSVQQVMPFPDGSALKVTVSHYYTPNGSDIDKNGLEPDYKVEMEPKDVGKDKDPQLDTALQILKGITPEKGSTTTQIEEERKSPR, encoded by the coding sequence ATGAAATCAATGAAGCTCCGTAACCTTATCCTCCCGCTCATTGCGGCAATGATCCTCATTCTGTTCCTGCCCCTTACCCTGAGGGCCCATACTGCCCCCCCGGCAGCCCCCGGAAAAAGCCTTTCGGTCGATCCCAAGACACCCGGCACTCCGGCGCCTGTAGAGAAAGATGACAAGGCAAAGAACAGGAACTTCCCCAATTACAAGAAGTACCTGGACAGTTCGGAGGAGCTGGGATTCTCCCCCAATCCCAGGCTCTTTGGAGCGATCCACAGCCTCCTGAACACCCAGTTTTATGGAAAGGTAACCGAGGAGAAGCTCACAGACGGCGCAAAGCAGGAAGTGGAGCGCCTCTTCAAGGAGGCGCAGGCCGAGGCCCCTCCCTTCAAGGATAAGAGCTTCTCCTCGCCTGAGGATTTCCTGAACGCCGCCGTGGCCCAGGCAAACAGCAAGGTCAGCAAGGACCTCATCCTCTACTCGGCGCTCTGTGGCCTGCTGAAAGGCACCGATGACCCTTATACGGTCTATCTCACCCCGAAGGAATACGGCCAGCTCATGGAGCAGATGCAGTCAGCCTCCTTCGGCGGCATCGGCACGTACATCGAGGTCGACAAGGATAACGACAACTGGCTCACCGTGATAGAGCCCATGGAGGGAACGCCGGCCTGGAACGCGGGGATCAAGACAGGCGACGTGATCTCCGAGATTGACGGGAAGTCCACGAAAGGCCTGTCCATTGATTTAGCGGTGACCAGGCTCCGCGGGCCCAAAGGAACGCCTGTGACGCTCACCATCATGAGAAAGGGAACGAAGGGCACCCTCAAGTTCACCCTTCTCAGGGAAAAGATACAGGTGAAATCGGTGACTTACAAGATTCTCAATAACACTTACGGCTATGTGAAGCTCAGGAACTTCGGGGAGGAGACGAGCCACGAGCTGGAAGCGGCCCTCAGGGAGATGGAAGGAAAGGGCATCAAGGGAGTGGTGATGGATCTCCGCAATAACGGCGGGGGTTACATCAATGCCGCCGTATCAATATCGGGCATATTCCTGGGCAAGGGCGAGTCCATCGTCACCGTGAAGGACAAGATGGGCAACTCGAAGAGCCACAACTCCAAGGGCGACTATAAGTTGAGCCTCCCCCTCGCCGTGCTGGTGAACAAATACTCGGCGAGCGCCTCGGAGATAACTGCCGGTGCCATAAAGGACTACAAGAGAGGCGCCCTTGTGGGCACCAAGACCTTCGGCAAGGGCTCGGTGCAGCAGGTCATGCCCTTCCCCGACGGCTCGGCCCTCAAGGTCACCGTGTCCCATTACTACACACCCAATGGGAGCGATATAGACAAGAACGGCCTGGAGCCCGACTACAAGGTGGAGATGGAGCCAAAAGACGTAGGCAAGGACAAGGACCCCCAGCTTGACACAGCCCTCCAGATCCTGAAAGGGATCACTCCCGAAAAGGGGAGCACGACCACTCAGATCGAGGAGGAGCGGAAAAGCCCGAGGTAG
- a CDS encoding TIGR04013 family B12-binding domain/radical SAM domain-containing protein has product MPVVFRRTACNRYSLPVLIGALEKHLAGANVYLLDDHLHLKDFARHFPLTILCYSFMTTQLGTVLREVSFIREHYGSRVLLLGGGPHPTADPEGTLKAGFDAVFTGEAERIFPEAVERVIKEGPGAVQGQSFNDTDIPRLSIDDYFPISETLGLYGPMEISRGCLHHCAFCQTRRIFAPPLRHRSVESVVAGISKAMKGGQKRTFFISPNALSYGSEGKGTVNLAALGGLLSAIKATGTKYIDLAYFPSEVRPEYVSEEALALIKKYCTNRKIAVGIQTGSDSLLRRLRRGHTVAQAVETVALIRSMGLMAHCDFIFGFPGETGDDVKASLELMELITKKFGARIHFHYFLPLPGTPLWGGKPEPLDDRTRSALARFEEDGRLDGWWKEQEKLSMEIQEWKARGYITV; this is encoded by the coding sequence CTGCCTGTCGTTTTCAGGCGCACCGCCTGCAACAGGTACTCGCTCCCTGTACTCATAGGGGCCCTGGAGAAGCACCTCGCCGGTGCCAATGTCTATCTCCTTGATGATCATCTCCACCTGAAAGACTTCGCCCGCCATTTCCCGTTGACCATTCTATGCTATTCCTTTATGACCACCCAGCTCGGCACCGTCCTCAGGGAGGTCTCCTTCATCAGGGAGCACTATGGCAGCAGGGTGTTGCTCCTTGGGGGGGGACCCCATCCCACTGCCGACCCGGAGGGAACTCTCAAGGCTGGCTTTGACGCCGTCTTCACAGGGGAGGCGGAGAGAATATTTCCCGAGGCAGTGGAGCGCGTGATAAAAGAAGGCCCCGGGGCGGTGCAGGGTCAGTCTTTTAACGATACCGACATTCCAAGGCTCTCTATCGACGACTATTTCCCCATATCGGAGACACTGGGCCTTTACGGGCCCATGGAAATCTCGAGGGGATGCCTTCACCACTGCGCCTTCTGCCAGACCAGGCGCATCTTCGCCCCGCCCCTGAGGCACCGCTCGGTGGAGTCAGTGGTGGCGGGCATCAGCAAGGCGATGAAGGGGGGCCAGAAGAGAACCTTTTTCATCTCCCCCAATGCGCTCTCCTATGGCTCTGAAGGGAAGGGCACGGTAAACCTGGCGGCCCTTGGCGGCCTTCTCTCGGCCATCAAGGCCACAGGAACAAAGTATATTGACCTTGCCTACTTCCCCTCGGAGGTCCGGCCTGAATATGTTTCAGAAGAGGCCCTGGCCCTCATAAAGAAATACTGCACCAACAGGAAGATCGCCGTAGGCATACAGACGGGGAGCGACTCGCTTCTCAGGAGGCTGCGGAGGGGCCACACGGTGGCCCAGGCCGTCGAAACGGTAGCCCTCATCAGATCCATGGGGCTCATGGCCCACTGCGACTTTATCTTCGGCTTCCCAGGCGAGACAGGCGACGATGTGAAAGCGAGCCTGGAGCTGATGGAGCTCATCACGAAAAAATTCGGGGCGCGGATCCACTTCCATTACTTCCTCCCTCTCCCCGGCACGCCGCTGTGGGGCGGGAAGCCTGAGCCGCTCGATGACAGGACGCGCTCAGCCCTGGCGAGGTTCGAGGAGGACGGCCGCCTTGACGGCTGGTGGAAAGAGCAGGAAAAGCTCTCAATGGAGATTCAGGAGTGGAAAGCCAGGGGGTATATTACCGTTTAG